One stretch of Psilocybe cubensis strain MGC-MH-2018 chromosome 6, whole genome shotgun sequence DNA includes these proteins:
- a CDS encoding Quinone oxidoreductase PIG3 — protein sequence MRAILVKGGQGTADSLYIGDAPTPTPRPTEVIVQIKAFGLNRMDISQREGKYPPPPGSSNILGVEFSGIISQLGSDVSTWKIGDEVLGLAGGGAYAEFIAVNETHIIPKPAHLTWTEAASIPEVFLTAFQALVVIGQVKQNDNVLVHAGASGVGVSAIQLARVYGARTVTATTSTQEKIDWLLNLPNGATHAANYKTEDFAAVVKEVTENKGANVVIDFVGRTHFNKNIEAMAIDGRMTMLALLSGTVVESVNLAPILYKRLHIEGSTLRSRSLEYQRDLIAKFYKEVFPKITGESGAGPIRTYIHKVYPWTEIQAAHREMEANSNSGKIIVEVV from the exons ATGCGAGCAATTCTTGTAAAAGGCGGGCAAGGAACGGCCGATAGCCTCTACATTGGAGATGCACCTACACCAACTCCTCGTCCGACAGAAGTCATAGTCCAG atcaaggcatttggattGAATCGAATGGATATTTCCCAAAGAGAGGGAAAGTATCCACCTCCTCCAGGGTCATCGAATATCCTGGGAGTTGAGTTCTCTGGAATCATCAGTCAACTAGGTTCAGATGTGTCAACTTGGAAGATTGGTGATGAAGTTCTTGGACTTGCGGGTGGG GGAGCATACGCGGAGTTTATAGCCGTCAATGAGACGCACATCATCCCGAAGCCTGCACATTTGACATGGACTGAGGCAGCTAGTATTCCTGAAGTCTTCTTGACGG CCTTCCAAGCCTTAGTCGTGATCGGACAAGTCAAACAAAATGACAATGTTCTCGTACATGCAGGCGCTTCAGGTGTGGGTGTATCCGCAATTCAGTTGGCCCGAGTATATGGCGC ACGCACTGTTACCGCGACGACATCAACCCAAGAAAAGATTGACTGGCTTTTGAACCTTCCAAACGGCGCAACGCACGCGGCCAACTACAAAACCGAGGATTTCGCCGCAGTGGTGAAAGAGGTCACTGAAAATAAAGGGGCTAATGTCGTCATCGATTTCGTTGGGCGAACCCACTTCAATAAAAACATTGAAGCGATGGCTATTGATGGTAGAATGACCATGTTGGCTTTGTTAAGCG GAACTGTCGTCGAGTCGGTCAATCTCGCTCCAATCCTTTACAAGAGACTTCATATAGAAGGATCGACGCTGCGTTCGCGTTCACTCGAATATCAGAGAGATTTGATCGCAAA GTTCTACAAAGAAGTCTTCCCCAAGATTACCGGGGAGTCTGGGGCTGGGCCTATTCGGACATACATTCACAAG GTGTATCCATGGACTGAAATTCAGGCCGCACATCGGGAGATGGAGGCGAACAGTAACAG TGGTAAAATCATTGTAGAGGTAGTGTAG